The Fodinibius salinus nucleotide sequence CGCTTGGGACCATATTTGTCCAGTAAACCTTCGGTAACTTTATAGGCGCCGTCATATTCGGCTACTTCTTCACCCATCACAAAAATATCTTCATCCTGCCCCATCTCTTCATCGATGGCAGCACGAATTGCTTCTCTGAATTGTAACTCAGCCATTTCTAATTATTTATTTCGAAATTATGCACTTAAAACGTCTATTCTTTTTAAAAAGATCCTTTTCCCATAGTACCCACAATGCAACAAATTGGTATCCCAATATTACATCCTACACTTATGTGTGAAATGGATAATCATCTTCAACGAACATATGATCATAAAGTGCTTCCTTCTCGGGGAAATCACTTTCCTCAGCAAAATCAATAGCTTCCATCACAATATCTTCAACCGTATCTTTAATCTCTTCAACTTTGTCTTTATCAATGATTTCTTCATCCAGCAAATAATCCTTGATACGCAGAATGGGATCCATCTTTTCATATTCTTCGAGCTCATCTTTGGTACGGTATTTCATGGGATCCGACATAGAGTGGCCACGATATCGATAAGTTCGAATTTCGACAAGCCACGGATTAGAATTCTCACGGACGTCCTCGGCAATCTCTTTCATCTTCTCATAAACCGTAAACACATCCATACCATTAATAACGGCACTTTTCATACCGTATCCTTTGGCCCGTTCGTGGAGCTCACCCACTGAATGGCGGTGTACAGCAGTCCCCATCGCATAACCGTTATTTTCAATAGCATAAATACACGGGAGCTCCCAATTTTGACTCATATTCAACGTTTCGTGCAAGGCTCCCTGATCTACCGCGCCGTCACCTAAAAAGCAGGCAGTAACCCGGTCATTTTGCTTATACTTATTGGCAAAGGCAATGCCGCCTCCCAGGGGGATATGCCCCCCTACAATACCGTAACCACCCCAAAAATGTTCATCTACGTTGGCAAAGTGCATGGATCCCCCCTTGCCATTCGAACAACCTGTTTCTTTCCCATAAAGCTCGGCCATACCCTCTTTGGGAGACACTCCCCGTACCAGTCCCCAGCCATGATCGCGATAGGCTGTAATGATATCGTCATCATCATTCAGCGCATAAACAGAACCGGTTGAAATAGCCTCTTGCCCCATATAAAGGTGTAAAAATCCGCCAAACTTTCCTTTTTGGTACATCTGCATAGCTCGCTCTTCGAAGCGGCGTTGTAGATACATTTGCTCAAACATGTCCACAACATCACCTTCGCTCAGATCTAGTGACTTGTGCTTTTTTTGAGTGGGAGCAGGCAACTCTGTACTGCGAACAACCTCTCCATTGGTGCGGATCCCCGTTCCGGTTGGGGTAAACGTAACATCTTGTTCTTTTTTACTTTTCTTAGCCATAATCAGTTACAGCAGCTTTACTGTTACAATATCGTATTAAAATTCTAAAAATAAGCGTTCGAAAATATACCCAAAAATATGGGAAATTACAGGTTCTACAACTTACAATTCATAATCTACCGTATATGAGTTAGAATACCACTAAAACAATTGGAAAGAATTGCTATTTAATATGCTTTGTAATGATCGAAGGCAGCTGATCAAATAGCTCATTTAGCTTTTCGGGCTTCCGTCCTCCTGCCGTAGCCAAATTAGGTTGGCCACCACCGCCACCTCCAAGCATTTGACCTAGTTCTCCAACCAGTGCACCTGCTTGTAAATCTTTTCCTTCAATTAAATCCTCAGTAACAGCCGCTGCCACATAAACCTTGCCCTCGTCCTGATCTTTGGCACCCAGTACGGTAATGGTGGCTTCATTACTTTTTTCAAGGGACTCATACCCTAATTGTTTCAGCAAATCCATATCGGCATTGGAAATTTCGCCTGATACTAATTTAATGCCACTTTCTAATTCCGTCGGGTTATTTAAAAACTGGTCAAGTTTTGAAGCACTTTGCTGATGCTGGAGCTGTTCTACCTGTTGTTCAAGGCTTTTGCGGTCTTCCATGAGCTGCGAAATATCTCTTATAAGATCTTCACTCTGACCAATTTGTGATCGGATGCCACGCACCAACTCTTGCTCTGCCCGTAAATACTGGTCTGCACTTTTACCTACCTTGGCTTCAATACGTCGGATCCCCGAGGCTGCAGAAGATTCGTTCAAA carries:
- the pdhA gene encoding pyruvate dehydrogenase (acetyl-transferring) E1 component subunit alpha, with amino-acid sequence MAKKSKKEQDVTFTPTGTGIRTNGEVVRSTELPAPTQKKHKSLDLSEGDVVDMFEQMYLQRRFEERAMQMYQKGKFGGFLHLYMGQEAISTGSVYALNDDDDIITAYRDHGWGLVRGVSPKEGMAELYGKETGCSNGKGGSMHFANVDEHFWGGYGIVGGHIPLGGGIAFANKYKQNDRVTACFLGDGAVDQGALHETLNMSQNWELPCIYAIENNGYAMGTAVHRHSVGELHERAKGYGMKSAVINGMDVFTVYEKMKEIAEDVRENSNPWLVEIRTYRYRGHSMSDPMKYRTKDELEEYEKMDPILRIKDYLLDEEIIDKDKVEEIKDTVEDIVMEAIDFAEESDFPEKEALYDHMFVEDDYPFHT